In Hymenobacter volaticus, the genomic window CCCGCCCTGATGGCCGTAGCTGAATTCGTGACCAAAGTGCACGCCATTTGCGTGTGCTGCGGCGAAATAGCCTCTTATTCGTTTCGGGTAGCCGCTTCTGAAGACAAGATATTGCTCGGGGAAACGGATGCCTACGAAGCCCGTTGTCGGCCCTGCTTTTTAACTGGCATGCAGGAAAAATCGGGGGCTGAAGCCGCGGCGCAGCGCAAACACTAAACACCAAGCTCAGGCGTTGAACTGTTGCTTTCGGCCAGAAACTACAGTTCTGTATACAAGTAGGTCTTTATATTCCATTTATGATTCATCTGCTACGCACGTTGCGCCTTATTACGCTCTTCTTGGTAGGTCTGCTTTTGGTTGCTCCCGCTGCGTTGCAGGCCCAGAGCACGGCGGGTTTCGGCGATTGGCAATTGCACCTGCCTAACAACCGCGCGAGGGCAATGGCTGATGCCGGCCAGCGGATTTACGTAGCTGCCGAAGACGCCTTTTTCTACTTCGATAAAGAGACCAATACCACTACGTTGCTTTCGCGCCGTGATGGACTCAATGGCGTAGGCGTTACTACCGTAGCCTACGATTCAGTGAGCCAACAGGTGTTGGTAGCCTACCGCGACGCCAACCTCGATCTGCTGAGCGCCGACGGTACCCGCATTCGCAACATCACCGACATCAAGCGCAAACAGATTTCGGGCACCAAAACCATCAATCATATATCGTTTAACGGCCGGCTTGCCTATTTATCCTGTGATTTTGGCTTGGTGGTAGTGGACATGACCAAGTTGGAAGTGCGCGACACATTCACGAATATTGGTCCGCTCGGAGCGCCTGTAAAAGCCTACGCAGCCACCGTAGCAAGCGGCTTTCTATTCCTGGCTACTGACAAAGGAGTTCTGCGCACCAGCCTCACCGCCGATCAAGCTAATTATCGAAACTGGTCTTTGGATTTGACTGGTGACACGTACCGCACGCTGGCTACCTACAATGGGCAAGCTTATACAGGCCGTAATTCTAGTAACCTTCAGCGATACATCTCCGGCAGTACGTGGGAGTCAGTGCCTAGCTTTAATGCTGGCCAATATCAAAACCTAACGCCCTCCAGGGCCGGGTTGTTGATTACAGCAGACCAGAGAGTGTCTATTCTTAGTCCAGCAAATACAGTGAGTGTTTTAGCAGGCGTCGGGTCTGTAACCTTACCACGGGCTGCCTTGCGCTCGCGCGATGGAGCTTTTTACATTGCTGACTACCAACGGGGCCTACTCAAAACCGCCGACCGACAGAACTTCGAGGCTTTCGTCAATAACGCTCCGCAGGAAGTTGCTTCGTTTGGTCTGCTAGCCGATGCTCGCACCAATACAGTGAATATTTTCACAGGTGGTTTCGACGAGAGTTCAGCACAGCGAGAGTCCAAGAGAGGATTTTATGAGTACAAGGATGGCCGCTGGACCAACTACACGAAGGAAAACTATCCAACAGCTGCCGAACTGCCAGTGCTAGACGACCTGGTCCGTGGCACCCGATCAGCTGATGGCACACTCTACGTGTGTAGCTACGGCGATGGACTATTGCGTTGGAATGGGCCCGGTAATTTTAAGCAGTATATAGCTGGAATGCCGGGCGTACAGTTGGTAAGTGAATTTGCAAATGATCCTTTATACACACGTGTAAT contains:
- the porZ gene encoding type IX secretion system anionic LPS delivery protein PorZ, whose translation is MIHLLRTLRLITLFLVGLLLVAPAALQAQSTAGFGDWQLHLPNNRARAMADAGQRIYVAAEDAFFYFDKETNTTTLLSRRDGLNGVGVTTVAYDSVSQQVLVAYRDANLDLLSADGTRIRNITDIKRKQISGTKTINHISFNGRLAYLSCDFGLVVVDMTKLEVRDTFTNIGPLGAPVKAYAATVASGFLFLATDKGVLRTSLTADQANYRNWSLDLTGDTYRTLATYNGQAYTGRNSSNLQRYISGSTWESVPSFNAGQYQNLTPSRAGLLITADQRVSILSPANTVSVLAGVGSVTLPRAALRSRDGAFYIADYQRGLLKTADRQNFEAFVNNAPQEVASFGLLADARTNTVNIFTGGFDESSAQRESKRGFYEYKDGRWTNYTKENYPTAAELPVLDDLVRGTRSADGTLYVCSYGDGLLRWNGPGNFKQYIAGMPGVQLVSEFANDPLYTRVMDAAEATNGDIWVSTRHTLRPGPSLHVLTPSTDTWRTIPFSELNNLNRLVLDDFGGVWVSQARKDGAGLFAYDDVSKTQPIQFTENNGGLPSNSIWAMAKDRKGAIWVATAKGVAYLDDPSSAFVAGNNAAFVTPYVQRGEGTGYRALGDDVVKAVAVDGANRKWFGTERGLWLFSENGDEGLLHFTTDNSPLPSNSIVDVAVNDRTGEVFVATDAGVVSYRGSATVTEGVPKDCAKVSPNPVRTNFTGQVGVTGLANNAIVKITDVTGKLVYQTTATGGGVVWNLADYNGRKVQSGVYLVLSSDADGKNGCISKIAVVEK